A stretch of DNA from Vibrio gallaecicus:
GGTGCTAATTAGCACCTTTTTATCTTATCGAGGAAGGTAACGCTTAAAATCAGACGAATTCAACAGACTCTTCATCCAATTGAACATTGATTTCAAACTTTTTGGAAAGCTCATCTACCAACTTCTGGTGGAAGGCTTCTTGGGTACGGCTAACTTCTGCTACTGCTTTTTTCGGCAAAGCCTGTGAATCCCAATCACCAGCAACATTGTATCGACCAATGTTATATTTTGCCGTAAATCCATCTTCTGATCGGTTTAGCTCTAACCACCACCCCCAGAACTCGCGTTCTTCTGGTGACTTTTTGTCACTAACACATACTGATAAACAGTCAAAGATATAATGCCCATCTTCAGACTGAGGTTCCCTCAGATATGGTCCAATCGCTTTAAGTGCGGTCAACAAACGATAATGTGTAGGTTTCTTTGTCACTTCTGACATATTGAATCTCCATTTCAATGTTAAGAATGACGCCATCTAACAGTTTTTATAAATTATTGTTAAATGTCATATGCTTGCGCATACGTATATCATGCTTAACTAATTTAGGAGGAATGTCATCTAAATAATTCATCTTCCAGCCATTTTATCGCTAAATCGAGGGATTGCTCATACCCTTTTGTAATTGATTTAGATTTGATCATTTTGGCTTTACCGTAATCGCTGTAAATCGCAACCAATTGATTATCTGAATGAGGTGAGATTGGGTCGCCTTCTAGCGATAAAGCTAAAATCGGCACTCGAGTTTTGCTATTGGCAAGCAACCCTTGCACTTTCAGTGACCAAGCCATTAATTGCCCTGACAGACTATTAATATCGACCACACTTTTACCAAGACGTGATGCTAATACATCCAAATACATTTTGGGCATTTGTTTGAGTTTCTTGGAGTTTGCGAATATATCGTGAATAGGCGCCCCAAAAGTAACACAGGCTTTGATTTTCGTTTGCTCCATAAACGACAATCTAACCATTGCATTCCCGCCAAAACGAAAGCCAAATAGACCCACTTTATGGTGATCAACCCAAGGAATATTATAGAGCTCATTTAATACGGCTTGATGTAAACACGAAGAATCTTCAGATAAGTTCCAGTGAGAACTATGACCAATAGACGGCATATCTACCGTTAACATCGCAATATTTTTGGGAGCTAAGAAATCACGGAACAAACGCCACATATCGGTTTGTAGACTGTCTAAACCCGCACTCACAATCACAACTGGCTGAGGCTTATCCGTTTTGGTGAGGTGTAAATGCGCTTTGATTTTTTTATTCTCGTATGGAATCTCGATCTGCTTAACAATAAAATCGGTCTTTTTGATGGCTTCGCTGTATGCCGAATTCGCAAGGACTTGCGCCTGTGTCGCTAAATTATCGTTTTTAAGGTGAGGGTAACCAGCAATACTAAAACACAAAGATGCCGAAAAGAGCTCTTCTGCAGCACTGTTATCATCCAAGTTGTTTGAACGTTTTTGGTGTCGCATTCCCAATTTGGTCCACTCATACGCCCAGTTTCCACTGTGGTATCCCATCACAGTATCTAACCACTCATCACTCGTACGGGAATGAGTAGAAGAGGCGATTCTAGAAAGCACTTCTTCTTGTTCTATTGGATCAACACCCTGCCACACCCACTGCAAGCGCCTTAAGTTTCTATACCAAGCTTGATCTTGCTTTGCTTTCTTTTCGTCAAGCAATTCAATTGAACTTGGCATATAACGCGTGAGCATGGATGTCTCTTTAGCTTGCTTATGTTTTACAAACAAGGTTTCTGAGAGGTTGCTGCTGGTTTCTTTTGATTCAGACATGGGCTTACTTAGTAGGGAACTATTATTCTCATAATATAAAAAAAAATGCCCCAATAAAGGGGCATTTTTCATAAATCGTAACTAGAGCTTACTTTTGCTTGCGGTTAATAGGCTCAATAAACGTGATGCCTGTATCCCACGGTTGCTCAATCCAAGTGTCTTGAGCAATATCAACAATATAATCATCAAGTAAATCAGCGCCAGACGGCTTAGCACATACCGCAATAAGTTTTGCTTTCGGGTACATTTCACGAAGCTTACGGGCAGTATCACCGCTATCCACTAAATCTTCTACAATCAAGAAGCCTTCGCCATCACCTTCAGGCGCTTTAACTACTGTCATATCACGTTGGTGATCGTGGTCGTAGCTAGAAATACAAATCGTATCAACATGGCGAATACCCAGTTCACGAGCAAGAATTGCACCTGGAACTAAGCCTCCACGGCTTACAGCCCAGATTCCCTTCCACTGCTCTGCAGGCATTTGCTTTTCTGCAAGTTGGCGACAATATGTTTGCATGTTGTCCCAAGAGATGACGAATTTTGTAGTCATAGTATTGAACCTAATAGTTATAAGCTTGTTGGTTTACGAATTAAGCAGCAGTTAAAACGTATTTTAAAATAAAGATTGCAGACATCACCCACACACTAAGTGAAACATCACGGCCTTTACCACTTGCTAGTTTGATTGCAGCGTAAGCAATGAACCCTAGAGAAATACCTTCTGCTATAGAGAAAGTCAGTGGCATTAATAGACACGTCACGACAACTGGTGCAGCTTCCGTTAAATCACGCCAATCGATGCTAACTAAGCCAGATAGCATTAGAATTGCTACGTAGAAAAGCGCACCAGTTGTCGCGTAAGCGGGGATCATACCTGCTAATGGCGAGAAGAATAATGCAAGTAGGAATAAAATACCAACTACAACCGCAGTTAAACCTGTACGACCACCAGCCGCAACACCTGAAACACTCTCGATGTATGACGTTGTATTTGAAGTACCTAATAAAGCACCTACAGATGTAGCAGTTGAATCAGCCAGTAGCGCTTTGTTTAAACGTGGAATTTTTCCATCTTTACCTATTAGGTCAGCTTTTTGAGCCACACCCACAAGCGTACCTGCCGTATCGAAAAGATCGACGAACAAGAAAGCAAATACAACAGAGATCATACCAATTTCAAATACAGCTGAAAAATCTAACTGTAGAAATGTTGGAGCAATACTTGGCGGAGCAGAGATAATCCCCGCGTATTCAACATCACCAAAAATAAGGCCAAGACCTGTAACCGCTAAAATTGCGATCATTACACCGCCTTTAACACCGCGATGTACAAGAGCAATAGTAATGAAGAAACCAATAGAGGCGAGAACAGCAGGAACCGACGTAATTGCGCCCATAGAAACTAATGTCGCTGGGTTATCAACAACAATGCCTGCATTTTTCAGTGCGATAAACGCAAGGAATAAACCAATACCCGCAGAGATACCGGTACGCAGTGACATCGGAATTGAATTAATGATCCATTCACGAATGCGAAAAATGCTTAAGAAAATGAATAGCACACCGGAAACGAATACAGCAGCAAGTGCAACCTGCCATGTGTAACCCATGCCTAAAACAACGGCATACGTAAAAAATGCGTTCAACCCCATACCCGGAGCTTGTGCGATTGGGTAGTTTGCTACGAAGCCCATGATGAAACAACCAACGGCAGCAGCAAGACAAGTGGCAACAAATACAGCCCCATGATCCATACCAGCATCTGCTAGCATCGCTGGGTTTACAAAAATAATGTAAGCCATGGTTAAGAAGGTTGTTAAACCAGCAATGATTTCAGTGCGCACATTTGTGCCATTTTCACTAAGTTTGAATAGCCTTTCGAGCATTTTCATTTCCTATAAGGGTAAAGGTAAACGGTTGCGTAAACGATTGGCTTCGGATTATAAAGTTATCAAATAACAAATTCCAGATAGAATTAAGACTCTAATAGATATTTATGACAAACATTACGAAACTAAGGACATAACAGGGAGGGAGGGTTTTAATTTAGTGCTTATAAAACAATAAAATACATTAGATTACTATATGTAAATCTAATGGTGATTTTTTATACTTCACACCAATTTTCTAAACAATATAAGCCCAATAGCTCATCATCAACCTAATGAAATGCATTACAACTTCAACATAATTAGTTATAAGCATTGGTTATCTATGTCTGAGCTTAAAATTTACACACTGAAAGTAACAGGCAAAAAAAACGCCACTCTAAAATGAGTGGCGGTAGAATTACTCAACCAATATAGGTTGTAAGAAAAATTCTTAATAAATATAGGGGTGAACAAACTGTTCAAGTCACATGCAGTTGGTCTTAGTAACCAAAGCTTGTTGGGTATGCAAAGTTGCCAGTGTAAACAGAGTTGTTAATCCAGAACATTGCAGATGGTAAACCTTTCATAAATATCACCTTATTAAATCAATAAAAATTAAGTTTGATTTCTCAGTTCCATGGAGGCGATAAAACGGACTCTTCCTTTGAGCATTTCGTCTTCACTGCTGAAGTTGGTTTTAATATACCCTAAAGAATTTTTATTACAAGAATTATTTGCACTTCATCACATTTTTTATTAAAAAAAGCTAAAAACACTTAGTAAAATGTAATTAAATTACAAAAAAAGACAATTACAAACGTTTGCTTGACTAGTAATTATGCACTTACGCACTTAGCCATTGTTCTTTAGTGATCTTATAGACAAGACTCCTTTCAAATATTGAAACATTTGAAGCTTAGAAGCCCTACTCGTAAAAAGGCACTAGTGGTATGCTGTCGCCATCAAACAGAGCCATATTTTAGTTCTTTACTCTATATCTAGTTTTTTCATCTACATATTAAGTATGAACACTCCAATACCTGTGGCTAAAATATACAAAAGGAGTCATCCGTGTCTGAATTCCATTCTGAAATTAGCAACCTATCTCCAGCTCCAATCTGGCAGTTTTTCGATAAAATTTGTTCTATTCCGCACCCTTCAAAACATGAAGAAGCATTAGCTCAATACATTATCTCTTGGGCAAAAGAGCAAGGTCTTGACGTTCGCCGCGACCCAACTGGAAATGTCTTCATTAAAAAACCTGCAACACCAGGAATGGAAGGCAAGAAAGGTGTCGTACTGCAAGCTCATATCGACATGGTTCCACAGAAAAATGAAGATACAGTGCATGACTTCACTAAAGATCCTATCCAACCATATATTGATGGTGAGTGGGTAACAGCGAAAGGCACAACACTAGGTGCAGATAACGGCATGGGTATGGCTTCATGTCTTGCAGTATTGGCATCAAACGACATTAAGCACGGTCCTCTGGAAGTACTTCTAACTGTAGATGAAGAAGCAGGCATGACTGGTGCTTTTGGTCTTGAAGCTGATTGGTTAGAAGGCGACATTCTTCTAAACACAGATTCAGAGCAAGAAGGCGAAGTTTACATGGGTTGCGCTGGCGGTATTGATGGTGCAATGACATTTGATATCACTCGTGAAGCACTTCCTACAGGTTTTGTTACTCGTAAACTAACGCTGAAAGGCTTAAAAGGCGGTCACTCTGGTTGTGATATTCACACAGGTCGTGCTAATGCGAACAAACTACTTGCTCGTTTTCTAGCAGGTCACGCACAAGAGCTTAATCTACGAGTTGTTGAATTTAAAGGTGGTAGCCTACGTAACGCTATTCCTCGTGAAGGCTTCGTTACTGTTGCTGTTCCTAGTGAGAACCAAGAAAAACTGGCTTCTCTATACAACTTCTATACTGAGCTTCTTTCTACTGAACTTGGCAAAATTGAAGACAGCATTGTGACTTTTAACGAAGAAGCAACAGTTGAACTAGGTGTACTTGCACAAGCTGACCAAGCACGCTTTATCGCTGCACTTAACGCATGTCCGAATGGCGTGATTCGTATGAGTGATGAAATTGAAGGTGTTGTTGAAACGTCTCTTAACGTTGGTGTTATCACAACAGAAGAAAACTCAATCACTGTTCTTTGCCTAATTCGCTCTCTTATCGACTCTGGTCGTAGCCAAGTAGAAAGCATGCTTCATTCTGTTGCTGAATTAGCAGACGCGAACATCGCATTCTCTGGAGCTTACCCAGGTTGGAAGCCAGACGCAGATTCAGAGATCATGCACATTTTCCGTGACATGTACGAAGGCATCTACGGTCAT
This window harbors:
- the crl gene encoding sigma factor-binding protein Crl, with the translated sequence MSEVTKKPTHYRLLTALKAIGPYLREPQSEDGHYIFDCLSVCVSDKKSPEEREFWGWWLELNRSEDGFTAKYNIGRYNVAGDWDSQALPKKAVAEVSRTQEAFHQKLVDELSKKFEINVQLDEESVEFV
- the frsA gene encoding esterase FrsA; the encoded protein is MSESKETSSNLSETLFVKHKQAKETSMLTRYMPSSIELLDEKKAKQDQAWYRNLRRLQWVWQGVDPIEQEEVLSRIASSTHSRTSDEWLDTVMGYHSGNWAYEWTKLGMRHQKRSNNLDDNSAAEELFSASLCFSIAGYPHLKNDNLATQAQVLANSAYSEAIKKTDFIVKQIEIPYENKKIKAHLHLTKTDKPQPVVIVSAGLDSLQTDMWRLFRDFLAPKNIAMLTVDMPSIGHSSHWNLSEDSSCLHQAVLNELYNIPWVDHHKVGLFGFRFGGNAMVRLSFMEQTKIKACVTFGAPIHDIFANSKKLKQMPKMYLDVLASRLGKSVVDINSLSGQLMAWSLKVQGLLANSKTRVPILALSLEGDPISPHSDNQLVAIYSDYGKAKMIKSKSITKGYEQSLDLAIKWLEDELFR
- a CDS encoding xanthine phosphoribosyltransferase; translation: MTTKFVISWDNMQTYCRQLAEKQMPAEQWKGIWAVSRGGLVPGAILARELGIRHVDTICISSYDHDHQRDMTVVKAPEGDGEGFLIVEDLVDSGDTARKLREMYPKAKLIAVCAKPSGADLLDDYIVDIAQDTWIEQPWDTGITFIEPINRKQK
- a CDS encoding NCS2 family permease; the encoded protein is MLERLFKLSENGTNVRTEIIAGLTTFLTMAYIIFVNPAMLADAGMDHGAVFVATCLAAAVGCFIMGFVANYPIAQAPGMGLNAFFTYAVVLGMGYTWQVALAAVFVSGVLFIFLSIFRIREWIINSIPMSLRTGISAGIGLFLAFIALKNAGIVVDNPATLVSMGAITSVPAVLASIGFFITIALVHRGVKGGVMIAILAVTGLGLIFGDVEYAGIISAPPSIAPTFLQLDFSAVFEIGMISVVFAFLFVDLFDTAGTLVGVAQKADLIGKDGKIPRLNKALLADSTATSVGALLGTSNTTSYIESVSGVAAGGRTGLTAVVVGILFLLALFFSPLAGMIPAYATTGALFYVAILMLSGLVSIDWRDLTEAAPVVVTCLLMPLTFSIAEGISLGFIAYAAIKLASGKGRDVSLSVWVMSAIFILKYVLTAA
- a CDS encoding aminoacyl-histidine dipeptidase encodes the protein MSEFHSEISNLSPAPIWQFFDKICSIPHPSKHEEALAQYIISWAKEQGLDVRRDPTGNVFIKKPATPGMEGKKGVVLQAHIDMVPQKNEDTVHDFTKDPIQPYIDGEWVTAKGTTLGADNGMGMASCLAVLASNDIKHGPLEVLLTVDEEAGMTGAFGLEADWLEGDILLNTDSEQEGEVYMGCAGGIDGAMTFDITREALPTGFVTRKLTLKGLKGGHSGCDIHTGRANANKLLARFLAGHAQELNLRVVEFKGGSLRNAIPREGFVTVAVPSENQEKLASLYNFYTELLSTELGKIEDSIVTFNEEATVELGVLAQADQARFIAALNACPNGVIRMSDEIEGVVETSLNVGVITTEENSITVLCLIRSLIDSGRSQVESMLHSVAELADANIAFSGAYPGWKPDADSEIMHIFRDMYEGIYGHKPNIMVIHAGLECGLFKEPYPEMDMVSFGPTIKFPHSPDEKVQIDTVELFWNQMVALLEAIPEKA